TTCCCAGGTATATGTGAGAAACAAAAAGATTGCGTGCGAGAAAGCCGGCTTCAATGATGTGTCGATGGTGTTGCCGGCCGACACGACCGAAGAACAGTTGTTGGCGGAAATTGACACTTTGAATGCCCGTGACGATGTGCACGGTATTATTGTGCAACTGCCGGTGCCGGATCACATCGACCCGGAAAAAATCATCGAGCGTATTGACCCGAAAAAAGACGTGGACGGTTTCCACGCTTATAACATGGGGCGTTTGGCGACGCGCATGCCTGGGTTGGCACCTTGTACGCCGCACGGCGTCATGACCATGCTGGAAAAAACCGGCATTCCGCTGCGCGGATTGGACGCCGTTGTCGTGGGTGCGTCCAATATCGTGGGGGTGCCGATGGCATTGGAACTGTTGAACGCCCGTGCCACAGTCACGGTTTGTCACAGTGCCACCAAAGATTTGGCGCAGAAAGTGTCCGAAGCCGATTTGGTGGTTGTGGGCGTCGGGATTCCGAATATGGTGAAAGGCGAGTGGATTAAAGACGGTGCCATTGTGGTGGATGTGGGCATTAATCGTTTGGACGACGGCACTTTATGCGGTGATGTGGAATACGATGTCGCCAAAGAAAAGGCCAGTTGGATTACCCCGGTGCCGGGCGGTGTCGGGCCGATGACGATTGCCACCTTGATGCAAAACACTTTGCAGGCGGCTTACGCTCAGTCGTAACCGAATTGTCCAAAACCGCCAGGCCTGGCGGATATCTTATTGTTCAGCCGTTCGGCTGAACATTCATTCTCTTTTTATCGCAGCTGATGGTTGATGGCCTTAAATCGTATTGTCGTTTGAGTTTAAGCCGTTTGTGAGTTTTGGCGCAAGGCTTCAATATCCCGTCTCGGTGGCGCGCCGAACAGGCGACTGTACTCCCGGCTGAATTGCGAGGGACTTTCGTAACCGACCTGAAATGCGGCGCGTGCCGCTTCCATGCCTTCATTGAGCATTAAACGTCGGGCTTCATTTAAACGTAACCATTTTTGATATTGCAACGGACTTTTGGCCGTGAGTTGGCGGAAGTAGTGGTGCAGGCTGGAACTGCTCATTTGCACATGGTGCGCGAGTTCATCAATCCGAAGCGGTTGGGCGTAATTCAGTTTCAGCCAATCGATGGCGCTGGCAATCCGCTGGCTTTGACTGCCGACTGAAACAATTCGCCACAACCGTGGTGCCAAATCCGTTTGCAGTAAGCGGTAATGAATTTCCCGTTCAATCAGCGGGGCCAAAACAGTCATGTCGTCGGTGTGGTCCAACAAGGCCAGCAACCGCGTAAAGGGTTCCAATAATTCCGGGGTGACGGTTCCGAGAACAGCGCTGCTTTCCGCCGCATCGCCGCGTGGAATCGGCCGTTTGGTTTGTGAAATCAATTCCGCAATGATGCGCATATCGAGTTTTAAAACCAAGCCCAAAGAGGGGGTTTCGGGGCTGGCTTCCAGCACTTGTGAGCTGGCCGGCAAATCCAGTGAGGTTACCAGAAAGCGTTCGGTATTGTATTCATGCACATCGTCGCCAATCAACATTTGTTTGGCGCCTTGCACCACGAGCACAATGCTCGGTTCGATCAAACACACACACGGATCCGAGGGCGCTTCCCGTCGGAAAAACGATAGATTGGGAATCGCCGTCGGACAGTCTTCCTGATCCAGGGTCAAACGGTTAATCACCGCGGCCAGTTCATCATGCAATGCTTGAATGGCAGATGTGTTTGGTGTTTTGTTATGTCCGGTTGTCATGGCATTTCTCCCATTTATTTCACTTCATACGATACCGTTTCCTATAGTGCGTTGTCGAATACCAATTTAATTTTCTGGTGGATTAGGCAAGAAATTTGCCTAATTAATATACCTTTTAAGGTGGGTTTCGATGCAATATGGTATCCAACACTTAAGTTATCTTTGGCTGAGAAGAGCCGAGTGTCGCAGTTTTAGGAGTGAGTGGTGAGATGACAAGGTTATTGAAAAAAGCCTATGGGGGTTATTGGCATTAATGACCCACGCCGCTTTTGCACAAAACGAGGCCACATCCATGGAAAGAGAGTCGTTTATGAAAATACGCCTGGTGGTGGAAAATGCCGTGGTGGAAGCCACCTTGGATGATAACGCGACCAGTCGGGATTTTGCGGCGATGTTGCCATTGGATGTGACCTTGTCTGATTACCATCAAACCGAAAAAATCGCCGATTTGCCGTCGACCTTGTCGACGGATGGCGCGCCGGACGGTATCGACCCAGCCATTGGTGACATCACTTATTACGCGCCCTGGGGCAATCTAGCAATTTTTTACCGAGATTTTGGTTATGCGCGAGGCCTGGTTCGCCTTGGGCGCATCGATTCCGGCATTGAAACGCTTATTCAACAAGGTGAGTTGCGCGTGCGAATTGAACGTGTTCAAGACGATCCGGACTGATTAAAGTCAGTCCGGACAGAACGTAATAAGTTTCAACTAGGAAGGAGAGAAGGATATGCAGACTCGACCATTTTTCAGAGCGTTTTTGATTGCGCTTAAGAGCAGTTTCGCCACACTCGGCTTTGCGCAAAGCGATCTCCCGCAAAACCAGGCCCAGACCCTGTACCCGCTTGATACACAAGAGACCTTTAACGGCCCGGACGCTTACTTTACCGGAGATGTGTCGGTGAAAATGTTGTTTCCCAACAACGAAACAGCACATTACTCCGGCGCTTATGTCACCTTTCAACCCGGTGCGCGAACCGCGTGGCACCAGCATCCCGCCGGGCAGCATATGGTGGTGACGTCGGGCACGGCTTTGACCGGCACCCGAGACGGACAGGTGATAGCGTTTGAGAAAGGCGAAACCGTCTGGTGTCCGAAAGACATTGACCATTGGCACGGTGCTACGCCGGACGCGGCCATGACCCATTTGGTGGTGACGGGGAGTTTGGACGGTGAAAATGTGGTGTGGAAAGAAAAAGTCTCCGATGCCGACTATCAGTTGGCGGTGGCTGCCAATGTCTCCAAAAAACTGGATATTCAATCTTTGACGTTACAGCAGCAGGCGTTGGTACCGATTTCGGCCTTAACGGCCAGTGGGGATTTGACGGCCTTGGAAGCCGCGATGCAAGCCGGCTTGGACGCTGGGTTAACGGTGAATGAGATCAAGGAAATTCAAGTGCATCTCTATGCTTATGTTGGTTTTCCGCGCGCGCTGAATGGTATGGGGACTTTGATGAAAGTCGTCGAAGCCAGACGTACCCAAGGTATTAAAGACCCGGTAGGTGACGCGCCCGGATCGATTCCAAAAGGGCAGACCAGCCGCGAGTTCGGTGAAAAAGTACAGACCGAATTGGTGGGTCACCCGGTGAGCGGGCCTTTGTTCGACTTCTCGCCGGCGATGAATGAGTTTTTACAGGCGCATTTATTTGGTGACCTGTTCGCACGCGGGATTTTGGATCACCAGGCCCGAGAACTGGTCACGGTGGCTGCTTTGGCTAATATGGACGGCGTGGAACCGCAGCTGAATGCGCATATCGGTATGGCGTCCAATGTGGGGTTAAGTCGACAGCAATTGCAGGATGTGGCCAGGGTGCTGAGTGCCCGTGTCAGCCGGGAAGCCGGATTAAGAGTCGACAACGCGTTAAAAGCGGTGCTTGCGAAGAACTAGCGGGTGTCTGAATGGAATTCAAAATCGGATAACAGGAGTCATGAAATGGATAAGAAGAAAGGTCTGACCAGACGGGAATTTATTGAAACATCAACCATTGCAGGAGCCAGTCTTATGTTAGGAAATACACCAAATGCATCGGCCGCCGAAACACCGGCCAACCAAAACATTCCATCCAGAGGTTATGCCGCCACGGATGAGTCGGGCATTTTAACGCCTTGGGAGTTTGAACGTCGCCCGGTCGGTGACAATGACGTGCTGATTGATATCAAGTTCGCCAGCATTTGCCATTCCGACATTCACCAAATGAAAGGGCACTGGGGGCCACAACAGTATCCGCAGGTGCCGGGCCATGAAATCGTCGGGGTGGTGGCTGCCGTCGGTAAAAACGTCACCAAATTTAAGGTCGGAGACCGTGCCGGGGTCGGTTGTATGGTCGATACCTGTCTGGAATGTGAGGACTGTAAGGGACAGGGCGAGCAGTACTGTCCGGAAACCACCTTCACTTACGGCTATCCGGAAGAAAGTTCTCCGACGGGCATTTCTCAAGGGGGCTATTCCAATAACATCGTGGTACGCGATTATTTTGCGGTGCACATTCCGGAAAGCATTTCCTTTCAGGAAGCGGCTCCGTTATTGTGTGCCGGCGTCACCACTTATTCTCCGATCATGAAAGCCGAGTTTAAGAAAGGCGATAAGGTTGGGGTGGCCGGTATCGGTGGTTTGGGGCACATGGCGATCAAGCTGGCGGTGTCGAAGGGCGCGGAAGTTTATGCGTTTACCACCACGCCGGACAAAGCCAAAGATATTTTGGCGTTCGGTGCCAAAGAAGCCATTGTTGTGGACGATTTGCAGAAGCTGGCCCCTTACAAAGGGATGTTGGATTACATGATCACCACCATTCCAGTGCAGTATGATGTGGCGGCCTACGCTTCAGTGGTGAAGCCGAACGGTTTCTATACCCAGGTCGGGATGCCGGAAGGGTTTGCGCTGACGTTAAGCGCGATTGGCATGTCGATTAACCGGGTGAATTTCAATGCTTCCTTGATTGGGGATATGAAAGAAACCCAGGATGTGGTCAATTATTGCGCCAATCACAAGATTTACCCGCAGATTGAAGTCATCAATGCCGAACAGGTGAATGAGGCCTGGAAAAATGTCGTGGACAAAAAAGCGCGTTATCGTTATGTCATTGATGCCGCGACGATTTAAACCACGGTGACAGACGTATAAGGCCTATTGCTGTATTATGGCGTTTGACCGTAAACAAAAAAAGCCCCGCAATGCGGGGCTTTTTATTTTCCGAGCTGAGAAGTTGGAATCGTGGGTTAAACGGTTTCCGTGTCGGTGCCGGTGTCGTCACTGTCCGGCGTGGCTTCTGCTTCCTCTAACGGCGGTAAGCCCAAATAGTCCCGACGGAAGTTTTCCATGCCTTTATTGACCAAATCGGTGGTGGTCGTGAAGTTGTCCTTGACCATGCCGTCGAACACTTTGAGTTCTTCCAGAATGCCTTGGGCTTCGTCAAAGCCTTGCTGCAACCCGCCGCCAACGACTTCCATGAATTTGTTCATCAGTTCTTCACCTTCCAGTTCCGGGTGGACTTTTTTAAAGCCTTCCAGGAAGCCGGTGGCACCACTGAGAATACGGTCGGCGGTGTTTTCCGGCGACCAATATTCCATACCACCTTGTTTTTCCAGGTTCTCCAAACTAATGGCATTTTCGCCCAGGTCTGGTGCCAGAATGTCATTCAGGTTGGTAATGGCCGATTGGTAGGTCATTTTCAATGCGTTGCCGATGGCCTCGTCGGAGTTGCCGAACAAATGTGCCACCAGGCTGGCTTGGTTTTCGTTGCGGATGGCGATTTGGTCGAATTTCATTTCCTGCCCTTTCTGGGCTTTGTCCGACGCGAGGGCTTCACTTTGGGTGCCGGCCAGTTTTTGGTAGGCCTGTAATCCGGGTGGTATCTGTGAAATAGACATGACGATTTCCTTTTTCTGGTATTCGGTCTGGAGAAATCTTATTGTTTTTGAACCACTTTTCGTTGCTTTCATCTTAACGGTTTTTCGTTGTTTGAGAAAGCCTTTTCTCCAAAATCGTTATCGGCTGAAGGTTTGAAAACTTAAGAAAAATTTGCCTTCAGGTAATGAAAAAACCGATTGGCCAGTGTGCTGAGAAAAGTGATGTGACTGGCTGATAATAAAGGCAAAAAGTGGTATCATTCCGCTTTTACAGAAAAAGCACATTTTTACGGATATGGAACTCAACCCGATTTACACCAAAATCAAAGATTTTACCGAGCGCACAGACGTGCTTAGGGGGTATCTTTGACTATGAAACCAAGCAAGAACGATTAGTCGAAGTCGACCGCGAACTGGAAGACCCGGCGGTCTGGAACGACCCGGAACGCGCCCAGAATTTAGGGAAAGAAAAAGCTCAGCTGGATAAGGTGGTGAAAACCATCCAGGATTTGGACGGCAGTTTGGAATCGGCTCAGGAAATTCTGGAAATGGCCGAAATGGACGAAGACCAGGAAATGGTCGATGAGGTCGTCAGCGAGCTGGAGCGTCTGGAGCAGGAATTGGATCAATTGGAATTCCAGCGCATGTTCTCCGGCGAACTGGACCCGAACAATTGTTATCTGGAAATTCAGTCCGGTTCCGGCGGGACCGAAGCGCAGGATTGGGCCAATATTCTGTTGCGCATGTATTTGCGCTGGGCGGAAAGCCATGGCTTCAAAGCGGAGTTGATGGAAGTCTCGGCCGGGGAAGTGGCCGGCATCAAGAGTGCCACCGTCCATGTGCAGGGCGATTATGCCTTTGGTTGGCTGCGTACCGAAACCGGCGTGCATCGTTTGGTGCGTAAATCGCCGTTCGATTCCGGCAACCGACGTCACACCTCGTTCGCATCGGTCTTCATTTCGCCTGAAATCGACGACAGTTTTGAAATCGAAATCAATCCGGCGGATTTGCGAATCGACGTTTACCGCGCCAGCGGTGCGGGCGGTCAGCACGTTAACCGGACCGAATCGGCGGTACGTATCACTCACTTGCCGACCAATACGGTCACGCAATGTCAGAACGGGCGTTCCCAGCATCAGAATAAAGCGGAAGCGATGAAACAATTACGTGCCAAGCTCTATGAGTTGGAGATGTTGAGCCGTAACGCCGAGAAACAGGAGTTGGAAGACAGCAAATCCGACATCGGGTGGGGCAGCCAGATTCGTTCTTACGTGCTGGATTCCGGTCGCATCAAGGATTTACGTACCAATGTGGAAACCGGTAATACCACAGCGGTGCTGGACGGTGATCTGGACCAGTTCATCATCCCGAACCTGAAAGCAGGTGTCTGACATACACCTTAAGTCGGTGTTGGACACAATCGGCCAGGCCTGGTAGAAAAGCCTGATTGGCTTGACGATAAAGAATTGAAACATTTTAAGTGATTTGAATAGGAAACATCATGGCAAACCCTGAAACCCCAGCAGTGGATGAAAACAAAATCATTGCGGAAAGACGCGCCAAGCTCGCCGCTTTAAGAGAAGAAGGGCATTCTTACCCGAATACCTTCCGTCGTAACGACGTCTCCAGTGATTTGCACGAGCAATACGATGCCTTGAGCAAGGAAGAAATGGAAGCCATGCCGAAGGTGCGCGTTAAGGTGGCCGGGCGTATGTTATTGCGTCGTATTATGGGAAAAGCCAGTTTCGCGACGTTGCAGGATACGCATGGCCGTATTCAGATTTACGTGACACGCGACGAATTGCCGGAAGGGTTCTACAACACTCAGTTCAAGAAATGGGATTTGGGCGACATTGTGGGCGCCGAAGGCTATTTGTTCAAAACTAATACCGGTGAGCTGTCGGTTCACGTTGAGCACATTGAGTTGATCACCAAATCATTGCGTCCATTGCCGGATAAGTTCCACGGCTTGCAGGATCAGGAAATCAAGTACCGTCAACGCTATGTGGATTTGATCGTCAACGAAGAAAGTCGCGAAACCTTCCAGTTGCGCTCCAAAATCGTTCAGCATGTGCGTCACTTCCTGATTGAAAAGGGCTTTATGGAAGTGGAAACCCCGATGATGCACGTCATTCCGGGGGGCGCCACAGCCAAACCGTTCAATACCCATCACAATGCGCTGGATATGCCATTGTATCTGCGGATTGCACCGGAGTTGTATTTGAAGCGTTTGGTCGTGGGCGGTTTCGAGAAGGTGTTCGAAATCAACCGCAGTTTCCGTAACGAAGGCTTGTCGACCCGTCATAACCCGGAATTCACCATGGTGGAATTCTATGCGGCTTATACCGATTATCATCAGTTGATGGATTACACCGAAGAACTGTTGAAAGAATTGGCGGAAATGACCGTTGGTTCGACACAAGTGCCGTATCAGGGGCAAACTTTTGACTTCGGCAAGCCGTTTGCACGCTTGACGATGAAAGACGCCATTTTGCAATACAACCCGAATATCTCCGCCGAGCAACTGGATGATTTGGACTCGGCGCGTGCCATTGCGAAATCGTTGCACCTGGATTTGGACGAGAGTTGCGGGCTGGGCAAGATCATGACCGAAATCTTTGAAGAAACGGTCGAAGAAAAGTTGATGGACCCGACGTTCATTACCGAATATCCGGCGGAAGTATCGCCTTTGGCGCGTCGTAACGATGACAATCCGTTTATCACCGACCGTTTCGAACTGTTCATCGGTGGCCGTGAACTGGCCAACGGCTTCAACGAGCTGAATGATGCCGAAGACCAGGCGGAGCGTTTCAAGGCGCAGGTGGAAGCGAAAGACGCCGGTGATGACGAGGCGATGCATTACGATGAAGATTACATCATCGCCTTGGAGCACGGTATGCCGCCGACGGCCGGTGAAGGTATCGGAATTGACCGTTTGGTGATGTTGTTCACCGATAAGCCGTCGATTCGGGATGTGTTGTTGTTCCCGCATATGCGTCCGGCGGATTAATGCACTCGGTCGACTCGCGATGCCAATAAAAAAAGCCGCTTGAAACAGCGGCTTTTTTATTTTGAGCGGTTGCCTGAAAACCACCAGGCCTGGTGGTTTTTGGGATGGGTGGTTTATTCTTCCGTCAGATCGTACGGTAGCGGTTCCACATTGGCGGGGGCGCCGCTTTCACTTTTCAGGTGGCCGTTCACGGCTTCCAGGGGTTTCAAGGTGGTAACGGCCAAACACACCGAGCCTTCGAATACATCCGGTGCGGACAAAATGCAGGTGAACTTGTATTTTTTATCCGCGTCGTCGGTCAGAACAAACTCTTGCCCGGGTGCCGGTGCGTCGGCGTCACCTAAGTGTAAGCGAAGCATGCGTTTGGTGGCTTTGCCGCGGTAATGCATGCGGGCAATAACTTCCTGGCCGGGAAAACAGCCTTTCTTGAAGTTGATGGCGTCCAGCTTGTCCAGGTTCAAAAATTGGGCAATGAACTCGTTGCCGGTGACGGCATCCACGCTGGGTTGGCCGCTGACAATTTGTAATAATTTCCAGTCAATATTGTTGGTGGCTTCGCCGTTGCTTTTTAATTGTTCCCAAACCGTTTTCATCGACGCCAGCGGGCCGAAGAAGCTGTAGCAGTGATAAGGGCCGGGGCGCTTCACGGCGATGACGTCGCGCACGCCGTCCATATCGAGTGTCTTGACTTCATACAATTCTTTGATCTTGGTGGTCAGGAGGCGCTGGATGTCTAGGTCACCGAAGTCGCCACCGTAGCCGATGTGGATCATCTCGTCGGAAACGTCTTCCAGTTCCACTTTGGAACGCAGCTTGAACATGGTCAAACGTTTCAAGATGGTGTCTTTCAGCGAGCCGTCAAAATTCAGGTAAAAAGCGTCCTGATGTTTGAAGACCATCAGGACGGCCAAGACTTTGCCTTGCGGGTCACAGTAGGCACTTAATTGCGCGTGTTCGTCGGTGACGTCACTGAGATCGTTGGTGAACTGCCCTTGCAAAAAGTCAAACGCTTCTTCGCCGGATACTTTGATGATGGCTTGATGGGCCAGGCTGGTGAATACCGGGCCGTTTTTCACCATATAGCGTTCGATTTCCGGTAGGCCAAAGGTGGTCACTTCACCGGCGTCGTTCCACTGCGCGCCTTTGGCGGATAAAAAGTCTTTCCAGTCAGCGTTCATCATTTTTCCTTTGAAAAAAATTTGCGGGCGACCATTATACCTTGAAGTGACTGCCTTTTTGAATGCGAACGCACGGAGTCTCTTTACGCGGGAAATGATTTAGAGATTGATAAACCCCGTCGGAGTGGTTAATATCACACTATAAAACAATTCGATTGGAGGTTACATTCGTGGCTGAAGCTTTTAATGAGTTTTTAACATTCAAACTGGGCAAGGAAGAGTTTGCAATTGCAATCGACCGTGTTCAGGAAATTCGCGGTTGGCAGGAGCCAAGCCCGCTACCGAACGTACCGGCCTATGTGAAAGGTGTGATTGATATTCGCGGTACCATTGTGCCGATTCTGGATTTGCGTGAGCGTTTCCATATGAAGGCGGAATTTAAGGCGACAACGGTGGTCATCGTGGTGAATCTGGCGACCCGTCAGGGCGAACGGATTGTCGGTCTGGTGGTGGATGCGGTATCGGACGTACATCAATTCGATATGAATGCGTTGCAGGCTCCGCCGGACATTTCCAACTCCATCGATACGCAGTATATGCAGGGTTTGACTACGATTTACGATCAAGGTTCGGAAGCGGAAGCGAATATTCAGAATGAGAGCCGAATCGCGTCGGAAAAAGTCTCGAAAGGCCGGATGGTGATTGTCATCGATATTGATAAGTTGGCTTCGGAAGGGCTGATTGAGCAAGTTTCCAACGTCGATGAAGCCATCCCGCTGCGTAACGGTTAAACGTTGTAACGTTTAAGATTTCTTTTTGTTTTTGTCGTGCGGTTTGGGCATTAGCGTAGTCGGCTTGCTACGCTTCTTCATGAAAGGGTAATCCAGATTGAAGTTCAAACCGCGACTTTCCTTGCGTTTTAACGCACTCTTGATCATCAGTTCGGCTACCTGAGCCAAGTTACGCAGTTCGAGCAAATCGGCGTTCAGCTTATGGTCGTAATAGTATTCGTAAATTTCCTGTTTCAAGATTTTGATACGCTTTAAAGCGCGTTTCAAACGTTTGTCGGTGCGAACAATGCCGACGTAATCCCACATCAAACGACGCACTTCATCCCAGTCATGACTGACCAATACCTTTTCTTTCGCCGGCGTGACCCGCGTGTCGTCCCAATCCTTGACGTTGCGGTCCGGGTCGAAGGTGGGCTTGATTTTCGCCTTGATGTCCTGATAAGCGGTTTCGGCAAAGACCAAGCCTTCCACCAATGAGTTGCTCGCCAGACGGTTCGCGCCGTGCAGGCCGGTATAGGCGGTTTCGCCAATGGCGTAAAGGTTTTTGAGGTCGGTCCGCCCTTTGAGGTCGGTGGTGATGCCGCCACAGGTGTAGTGTGCGGCCGGAACCACTGGTATCGGTTGCCGGGTGATGTCGATGCCGACGTTCAGACAGCGTTTCTGGATGGTCGGGAAGTGATGGCGGATAAAATCTTCCGATTGATGGGAAATGTCTAAATAGACACAATCGATACCGTGTTTTTTCATTTCCTGGTCAATGGCGCGGGCCACAATGTCGCGCGGTGCCAAATCCTTGCGTTCATCATAATGCTGCATGAAGGGTTCGCCATTCGGCAGCTTCAAAATGCCACCCTCACCCCGTACCGCTTCGGAAATCAAAAAAGACCGGTCTTGCGGGTGATACAGACAGGTCGGGTGAAACTGGTTGAATTCCATGTTGGTGACCGAGCAGCCGGCTCGCCAGGCCATGGCAATGCCGTCACCGGTCGAGGTGTCGGGGTTGCTGGTGTACAAATAGGTTTTGCTGGCGCCGCCGGTGGCGAGAACCGTGAATTGCGCCAGGTGGGTTTTTACGTCTCCGCTGGTTTGATCCAAAATATAGGCACCAATGCAGCGGCGTCGGTCCTTGTTGAGAATGAGGTCGACGGTCATGTGGTCCGGCAAAACGGTGATGTTCGGGGTGTTTTTCACCACTTCCAAAAGGGTTTCGGTGACGGTTTTGCCGGTGTGGTCCGCTGCATGGATGACGCGGCGATGACTGTGTCCGCCTTCCTGGGTCAGGTGGTAGGCATCCGACGTTTCCTGTTTGCTGAAGGGGACGCCCATTTCAATCAACTCATAGATGGCGGCGGCCCCGTTCTTGGCGACCATTTCGACGGTTTGGGCGTCGCACAAACCGGCCCCGGCATTCATGGTGTCTTCAATGTGTGATTGTACGGAGTCGAAAGGGTCCAGAACCGCCGCGATGCCGCCTTGCGCATAGGCTGAACTGCCTTCGTTCATCGAGGATTTGGCCACCAGCGTGACGGAAAAATGTTTGGCCAGTTTCAGGGCGATGGACAGCCCGGCAATGCCGCTGCCGATGACGAGAACATCAGTGTGGGAATGAGGAAGGACATCGGAATTCATGCAGTGTCTAGCGTCTCTTGAAAATCGAATAAATGGTACCATATCTGTCATGCTGTTATGGAATAGAAATAATGGGTAACCCAAAAGAGTTAAATGCGGAAAACCGGGAGAATCGCCTGACGGCAAAAGGCTGGGTGGTGTCGGTTTCGGGTGAGATGGCTTATGTCTCGACCGAGCGTCAAACCGGTTGTTCCGGCTGCGCTTCGCAGGAAGGGTGTGGAACGGCTTCGTTGGCCAAACTGTTTGCG
The nucleotide sequence above comes from Hydrogenovibrio thermophilus. Encoded proteins:
- a CDS encoding AraC family transcriptional regulator; this encodes MTTGHNKTPNTSAIQALHDELAAVINRLTLDQEDCPTAIPNLSFFRREAPSDPCVCLIEPSIVLVVQGAKQMLIGDDVHEYNTERFLVTSLDLPASSQVLEASPETPSLGLVLKLDMRIIAELISQTKRPIPRGDAAESSAVLGTVTPELLEPFTRLLALLDHTDDMTVLAPLIEREIHYRLLQTDLAPRLWRIVSVGSQSQRIASAIDWLKLNYAQPLRIDELAHHVQMSSSSLHHYFRQLTAKSPLQYQKWLRLNEARRLMLNEGMEAARAAFQVGYESPSQFSREYSRLFGAPPRRDIEALRQNSQTA
- a CDS encoding DUF5610 domain-containing protein, producing the protein MSISQIPPGLQAYQKLAGTQSEALASDKAQKGQEMKFDQIAIRNENQASLVAHLFGNSDEAIGNALKMTYQSAITNLNDILAPDLGENAISLENLEKQGGMEYWSPENTADRILSGATGFLEGFKKVHPELEGEELMNKFMEVVGGGLQQGFDEAQGILEELKVFDGMVKDNFTTTTDLVNKGMENFRRDYLGLPPLEEAEATPDSDDTGTDTETV
- the ygfZ gene encoding CAF17-like 4Fe-4S cluster assembly/insertion protein YgfZ, whose translation is MMNADWKDFLSAKGAQWNDAGEVTTFGLPEIERYMVKNGPVFTSLAHQAIIKVSGEEAFDFLQGQFTNDLSDVTDEHAQLSAYCDPQGKVLAVLMVFKHQDAFYLNFDGSLKDTILKRLTMFKLRSKVELEDVSDEMIHIGYGGDFGDLDIQRLLTTKIKELYEVKTLDMDGVRDVIAVKRPGPYHCYSFFGPLASMKTVWEQLKSNGEATNNIDWKLLQIVSGQPSVDAVTGNEFIAQFLNLDKLDAINFKKGCFPGQEVIARMHYRGKATKRMLRLHLGDADAPAPGQEFVLTDDADKKYKFTCILSAPDVFEGSVCLAVTTLKPLEAVNGHLKSESGAPANVEPLPYDLTEE
- the lysS gene encoding lysine--tRNA ligase encodes the protein MANPETPAVDENKIIAERRAKLAALREEGHSYPNTFRRNDVSSDLHEQYDALSKEEMEAMPKVRVKVAGRMLLRRIMGKASFATLQDTHGRIQIYVTRDELPEGFYNTQFKKWDLGDIVGAEGYLFKTNTGELSVHVEHIELITKSLRPLPDKFHGLQDQEIKYRQRYVDLIVNEESRETFQLRSKIVQHVRHFLIEKGFMEVETPMMHVIPGGATAKPFNTHHNALDMPLYLRIAPELYLKRLVVGGFEKVFEINRSFRNEGLSTRHNPEFTMVEFYAAYTDYHQLMDYTEELLKELAEMTVGSTQVPYQGQTFDFGKPFARLTMKDAILQYNPNISAEQLDDLDSARAIAKSLHLDLDESCGLGKIMTEIFEETVEEKLMDPTFITEYPAEVSPLARRNDDNPFITDRFELFIGGRELANGFNELNDAEDQAERFKAQVEAKDAGDDEAMHYDEDYIIALEHGMPPTAGEGIGIDRLVMLFTDKPSIRDVLLFPHMRPAD
- the folD gene encoding bifunctional methylenetetrahydrofolate dehydrogenase/methenyltetrahydrofolate cyclohydrolase FolD translates to MTAKILDGKAIAQELRESIRAEVDAQVAKGQNPPGLAVILVGEDPASQVYVRNKKIACEKAGFNDVSMVLPADTTEEQLLAEIDTLNARDDVHGIIVQLPVPDHIDPEKIIERIDPKKDVDGFHAYNMGRLATRMPGLAPCTPHGVMTMLEKTGIPLRGLDAVVVGASNIVGVPMALELLNARATVTVCHSATKDLAQKVSEADLVVVGVGIPNMVKGEWIKDGAIVVDVGINRLDDGTLCGDVEYDVAKEKASWITPVPGGVGPMTIATLMQNTLQAAYAQS
- a CDS encoding NAD(P)-dependent alcohol dehydrogenase, which translates into the protein MLGNTPNASAAETPANQNIPSRGYAATDESGILTPWEFERRPVGDNDVLIDIKFASICHSDIHQMKGHWGPQQYPQVPGHEIVGVVAAVGKNVTKFKVGDRAGVGCMVDTCLECEDCKGQGEQYCPETTFTYGYPEESSPTGISQGGYSNNIVVRDYFAVHIPESISFQEAAPLLCAGVTTYSPIMKAEFKKGDKVGVAGIGGLGHMAIKLAVSKGAEVYAFTTTPDKAKDILAFGAKEAIVVDDLQKLAPYKGMLDYMITTIPVQYDVAAYASVVKPNGFYTQVGMPEGFALTLSAIGMSINRVNFNASLIGDMKETQDVVNYCANHKIYPQIEVINAEQVNEAWKNVVDKKARYRYVIDAATI
- a CDS encoding cyclophilin-like fold protein, which gives rise to MTHAAFAQNEATSMERESFMKIRLVVENAVVEATLDDNATSRDFAAMLPLDVTLSDYHQTEKIADLPSTLSTDGAPDGIDPAIGDITYYAPWGNLAIFYRDFGYARGLVRLGRIDSGIETLIQQGELRVRIERVQDDPD
- the prfB gene encoding peptide chain release factor 2 (programmed frameshift) encodes the protein MELNPIYTKIKDFTERTDVLRGYLDYETKQERLVEVDRELEDPAVWNDPERAQNLGKEKAQLDKVVKTIQDLDGSLESAQEILEMAEMDEDQEMVDEVVSELERLEQELDQLEFQRMFSGELDPNNCYLEIQSGSGGTEAQDWANILLRMYLRWAESHGFKAELMEVSAGEVAGIKSATVHVQGDYAFGWLRTETGVHRLVRKSPFDSGNRRHTSFASVFISPEIDDSFEIEINPADLRIDVYRASGAGGQHVNRTESAVRITHLPTNTVTQCQNGRSQHQNKAEAMKQLRAKLYELEMLSRNAEKQELEDSKSDIGWGSQIRSYVLDSGRIKDLRTNVETGNTTAVLDGDLDQFIIPNLKAGV
- a CDS encoding (R)-mandelonitrile lyase; translated protein: MQTRPFFRAFLIALKSSFATLGFAQSDLPQNQAQTLYPLDTQETFNGPDAYFTGDVSVKMLFPNNETAHYSGAYVTFQPGARTAWHQHPAGQHMVVTSGTALTGTRDGQVIAFEKGETVWCPKDIDHWHGATPDAAMTHLVVTGSLDGENVVWKEKVSDADYQLAVAANVSKKLDIQSLTLQQQALVPISALTASGDLTALEAAMQAGLDAGLTVNEIKEIQVHLYAYVGFPRALNGMGTLMKVVEARRTQGIKDPVGDAPGSIPKGQTSREFGEKVQTELVGHPVSGPLFDFSPAMNEFLQAHLFGDLFARGILDHQARELVTVAALANMDGVEPQLNAHIGMASNVGLSRQQLQDVARVLSARVSREAGLRVDNALKAVLAKN